ataacaTGGTAAAAACAGGCGGTTCGCAATGTATCTAATATTTCTgatcaaattttctattattttcgcAATATTGACAATACTAATTACCATATGGTAATGCCAATTTGGCCAttcacaaaaatcaaaataatttttttaaacaaaacaaaaaaaacattttacatataataaaatttttgaaagtatttcaaAGGTCACGTTGTAGTTACGGACCACGAAGCATAATAATTATGACGTGGATAACATAGGCTAATGACCGTACCTAAGCGGAACTAAATTAATGCAATTTTATGcatctattaaattaattaaaaacccacaatataatttaattatttaacgtaataaaattacaatgtaaatattaaacaataaataattatacaaatcatAAACCGTATTTGTTTagtaaaataggaaaaaaaaaaattgttacttacaaaattcaactaaaataaattcattatctgCGATGGCTTTGTCGAAATTagctttttttaatactaaaacaCCTTCATCTAATGTAATTTCTTCTTCACCATATACAAAACcggcaaataaaataaaacaaataatcggTATAAACTTCATTATTATGGAATTTCTTGTAACCTATGTATAATATGAATCTCTAAAAATGACTGACGGACGTGCAATGTAAACCTTTTCTATGTATTGTAAAGTTCGCTTCACAACGTGGCACATCAAGTCGTGGGGAAACCTCATTGGATGATCTCTTGAAAAACCTACACGACAAAACATGGCGTCATCAGATTTATAAAGTCTATGctatacattttcatttttttgaatgacagtaatttttaatactagcaaaattttttttaatgtaatgtattttctgttaatataataattgttttaaattaaaggtTAAATAgttgtttacaaaaacatagatatttaaattttaaagttttcaataataatatactaaacaagtgaaaacaaacaattgactgacttaattgttgaaataccatgtatagacagtgttgatgaagcaatcgtttgttttttgacgtcatgttagtaaaaaaagatatccacttttaacctcgtgggtaaacagtgatgtttaaaaaaaaaattttcaaacaaaagttgtttatttttttataaagaacattttttacatttaaacttttgttctatatctaacggtttacaagatgggtcctacggacccaagacctaattgacccatattgctcatttacgaacttgacctcagtttttaggtcctgagtacgctataaaaatttcatcttgatatctcttttcgtttttgagttatcgtgtccacagacggacggacggacaaccggaaatggactaattaggtgattctatgcgaacacctataccaaaatttttttcgtagcatgaatatttttaggcgttataaactttggactaaacttaatatactatgtatatttcatatatacatggtataaaaatgaaattttgtcatTATGATCAAACATAGGTAATAAAAATCGGCCAAGCTtgcaaaaaacaatatttgctTTCTATTAAgtgaatatgataatttttgtacataCTTTATGATAACCTAACTTACAAATCTTTATTtggcttaaattttaaatcaatatttggaatctcaaaaatcattttttgggtaagtaagtttttatttgattaatttaggaaaattttcatttgattaatttacattcactttttcttcaataaatattttcacgaAGCGGTCCTAAATACAATTCTGAAAGCAACAAACATGTCACTGAATTATTTAGTGGCATATTAAATTTAGGGTTGCCACAGTGACGGCCTAGAAGGTTTTGTCGGGCCACGCCGTAGTCAGGGTCGAAAAGCAAAAATTAGCATTATGATTGCTGAATCGACGCACGATGGATTTAACCCCAGCAATTGTAGtgagaattgattttgttcataattttatttttactttttatagcaCTTTCTAAGTCACGTTCGCGCAAAATTATCTGGTTTGTTCGTTTTGTTCGAGTTAtacttgtgtaaaatttttatggctATATCTTGTGATTAAGTGTTGATAGATACTTAAGTATTAATGCCAAAACAAACTGACATTATAGTTTTCGTGCAAAATGATGcacaaaatttgcaaatttctaatatatttatattttatattacttcatacttatatttttatgtagaaataaatttaattataactttttgaatttCCCGCTTCTCACTGCAATGCCCCCCGCCCACTCACAACACCATATTTATAATGTTCCGGCGAGAGACATGATCCAAGTGGCAACCCTAgtcaaatttgtatattaattaagttattattctttttagttttaaaataccaaagttattaaatgaattataaatatattttttccctTGGCAAATAAAATTGGTAATTGGTAATAGATTGCTAATTAGTGAAAGAGTCTATTGATAGAAATATTAACTATTGTAAATAGTGCTTTAGACACTTTTCTACAGTCGACTGCTAAACATCTCTTTTTTTATTGGCAATAAACTCATGTGTAAaccaattattttcatttgtaaatataagatttacaataatataacgGAATCTAAACAAAGATTtggcaataaaaatatattttcttaaataaattatagctaaaatataaaaaaagacaaaCAATTGTCGAACAGACATACACTAGAGAATAATTTATGACGTTTTGTTTCAAGGCCTTCATTTTATTTCAGCTAAACATTTTAaacgaaatttaattataatgattaaattttgcactaaaattttatactttaatccGTTACTATTATATAATtcgcaaaaaatacaaaattaataaaattccaattataattaaaaatcactGTGATTAACCGAAggtgatttaaaaaacattaaaattaataggaTTTAAGTATGATTTTTGCgaactttaaaaagtttttctattcgATTGTtacatttacatatatttttagatgGCTGATACTGCCGTTGTTACATCAGAGATTTATAGTGAAAAGGACTACgtttgtaatttgaaaaaaagtgataataaaagtaagtttttatttcatcaattactttcattaattatttttataaattaattgttaatttatagATGTGAtagcaaaatttgtttttaaatatccttTATTTGATGAAGATGGTGATTTAATTGTGCAACGATCCAAAGAGAGTAAAGTGTCAGAACAATTTATAGAAATAGGTTggtaatacatttaaaattaaactaaaagttttatttttgatcgccttttttgattgttttatttaGAACATAGCTCAATATCAAGTTTAAAATTGGTGGGTTTGCAAGTATGGAGAGGTGCTTTACTTTTAAgtgattatttattacatttaggtcccgaaaaattaaaaaatagtacaattttAGAATTAGGATCGGGTGTTGGCCTAACAAGCATTGTTGCAAGcaaatatgcaaaaaatgttatttgtacAGGTACTGTTAtctaaattatgtataattacaCGCTAGCGTGATAATTACTTTCACATGTGATTTATtttcctataccaaaatttcgttTGTATCATCACagagttcttaattttttttaaggaatttttagactgcacaaaaaattatttatttttatttcggcATCGATATAAAAGTCCAAACTCATTTTTGAGCTTATAATCTGGTCTATATTCAAATCACGCTAATTTGATTTTACTATATTTAtcttacaacaaaaatttgttcccgAAACTTTTATGGTAAAGCTCgtagagttctatcaaaccaaacTACGCgagctacgaaaaaaaaatatatatgtatgtgcactcacTCTCTTTTGCTCAactaataatatacattattcTCCTGAAAGAAATTACGCTAGCGtgtgaattataataattataccattttcaaaaatttatcatataaaataaaattgattttttagatGTGGATCttgggaatattttaaaattaatatcgtcaaattttttaagaaataaacaccatgtaaaaagtaaatattcaatattggGTTTggatttttatgcaaatgaatttagcgatgaattaaaagaacattTACCAAATGTCAGTCTTGTTTTAGCTGCAGATGGTAAGTAAAGTACACAGCTcacaagtttcatttaaaattatcttaaattcgTTGTTTAATTGTCACGGttacgataaataaatttttatctacattAAACGATGCTGGCAATTGTTCATGTTAAAAGATCctgtaattaatgtaaaaaagtcAAGAACATGTATATTAAGGACATAAAACTTAAGTGGAGAGGAAAGCAGGAAAATGCTtttaatcaattgaaaaatttcaattgttttcaatcacttagacagcctgatgcgaaatacaaagtacgcaacgaccgataACTAGACTCTACCCAGATAGGCGCCTTAAATTCAGCCAAGGGTGCTTATAGCTTGGCATAGGAGATTTCATGTCCTTAATATATGTGTTCTTGAAAAAAGTACTGTCCATTGGCCTGGTGTTTTGGTGTGTGCACAATTGATACTTTTCCGAGTATCTAACAAATTGTAAATTTCGGCCAATGACCCTTGGTGATTGGCCAAACATTGATCAGGTGATTAATGTTTGGCCAATGAGCATGATCTTATTAGGCCAGTGATATTCGAGTATTTTGACACTTAAAATAAAAGtccaaatttaaattagaattaataatagattttgaaattgaaaaatgttttgaggTGATAAAATACTCGAATATCATTGACCTAAAAGAATCACGCTTATTGACCAAACAATAAGCACCTGATCCAAGGGTGATTGGCCGAGATCACAATTTGTTAGAtacttggaaaaatataaattgtgcaCACATCAATCAAAACACCAGTGTGCAGACAGCCACCAAATTAGCTACGAGTAACATActataagagtaatcacgattAGCTAATTgctactgatgatgactacattgTAATCGAAATAcgcatttatataatacaaaaattgatctaggaaattttttatctttgataatgtttataatttttttctgtttcagtTATTTACGATAATGATATTACCGATGCATTTGTAAAAACCATTGAGCGTTTACTTATAGAACCACCGTCAAAAGATATTTATATAGCACTTGAAAAACGTTATGTGTTCACGGTATCAGATTTAGATTCAGTAGCACCATgctatgaacattttttattaagattatcGGAAATGATGgcgaaaaataaatcaaaaaattggtCAGCAATACAATTGGATTTAGATTTTCCACAATACTTTCGATATGATCGAGTTAAGCAATTTGTCTTGTGGAAAATTAgttcataaacaaataattgaaaatcgttacaagtattaataaaatattttaaaatatttatgataaaaaagtaAAGGTTCAAATTATATGACATTGGCAAAAGCTTATCATACAGATGCGATAATATAATGAGCTTGATTTATTTGCTTTTGGAAAAAGGTTTAGCAACATCGACAgcagtataataaaatttattttgcgcTTAATATATAGTTTAAGGcggtaatttgtataaaatacctACATAAAGTATTAAGTTGCTTTTGCAactattttgttgtaaattttaatgattgtgTAGTTGCGTTTTTTACTCacttcaaaatacataaattctttattttaatatattaatacatgCGTAATAATCTGCGTAAAAGTGACATAATATCTATCGTATACTTGTTTAACTCAAAGTGTCCACAAGATAGCATTAATAATCGaggaaatgaaaccaaaaaaatcgtcTAACTGAGGAATTCTCtcctcgtcagtagatttttatgggagccggtggaaaatgtttgtctgagtgtactgaaaaatgtcatataggTGAGTGCTTGTGCTTTTTTGATTTAGGCCCCTGGGGCGGGGCAGAAGTTCCCTACTACCGGGCACCATGTTgtctttgttaaatatttaaaaaaagtattggattttatattttggatagtttttttaaatgtttaacaaaGACAACATGGTGCCTGAGAGTAGGGAACTTCTGCCCCGCCCCATGGGCGTAAATCAAAAAAGCACAAGCACTCAcctatatgacatttttcagtACATTCAGACAAACATTTCCCAtcg
The Chrysoperla carnea chromosome 4, inChrCarn1.1, whole genome shotgun sequence genome window above contains:
- the LOC123297273 gene encoding methyltransferase-like protein 22 — encoded protein: MADTAVVTSEIYSEKDYVCNLKKSDNKNVIAKFVFKYPLFDEDGDLIVQRSKESKVSEQFIEIEHSSISSLKLVGLQVWRGALLLSDYLLHLGPEKLKNSTILELGSGVGLTSIVASKYAKNVICTDVDLGNILKLISSNFLRNKHHVKSKYSILGLDFYANEFSDELKEHLPNVSLVLAADVIYDNDITDAFVKTIERLLIEPPSKDIYIALEKRYVFTVSDLDSVAPCYEHFLLRLSEMMAKNKSKNWSAIQLDLDFPQYFRYDRVKQFVLWKISS